A region from the Acyrthosiphon pisum isolate AL4f chromosome A1, pea_aphid_22Mar2018_4r6ur, whole genome shotgun sequence genome encodes:
- the LOC100570393 gene encoding uncharacterized protein LOC100570393: MSNSRHVNMARRPETVQFLAVIVIVVQHFTHLVECEDKRIVIFMPRRIKTVHHHHHHVVLMDPKTKTMTHAKPYSDKSSSSITSSSAELDYQQQRDRHRHYQRQRQQQQQQSEEAESHPLSYFQQRTTVRTSDPNTSQYPVSQLQPSAMHLQPLQTYPNWPLRQKRSKVIARLLYTHDD, from the exons ATGTCCAATAGTCGTCACGTCAACATGGCGCGCCGTCCCGAGACCGTGCAATTTTTGGCTGTC ATCGTGATCGTAGTACAACATTTCACTCATTTGGTCGAATGCGAAGACAAAAG GATCGTAATTTTCATGCCCCGTCGGATCAAGACGGTgcaccaccaccatcaccacgTGGTACTGATGGATCCAAAGACGAAAACGATGACGCACGCAAAACCGTACTCGGAtaagtcgtcgtcgtcgatcaCGTCCTCGTCGGCCGAGTTAGACTACCAGCAGCAACGGGACCGCCATCGTCATTATCAACGCCAAcgacagcagcagcagcagcaatcCGAGGAAGCCGAAAGTCATCCTCTGTCGTACTTCCAACAGCGGACAACCGTGAGGACCAGCGACCCGAACACATCGCAGTATCCGGTATCGCAACTTCAACCTTCAGCGATGCACTTACAGCCGTTGCAGACGTACCCAAATTGGCCGCTTAGGCAGAAGAGGTCCAAAGTCATAGCCAGACTGCTGTACACCCATGATGATTga
- the LOC103308670 gene encoding odorant receptor 2a-like, which translates to MRSSSATVVDVMLFKAIGLYQLLCPADRGGYSVRSRRALMTALGLSFALHSFQVPYLYYALNDLQRFAYMAAVIIYGMMCSFKGYVLVTNADRLWLVLNAADYGYTGCGHRDPSRLRRCRATLSALLRTFVALSYGTLIVWIVLPFFVDEYTGITNSDGTVTRYRTTIHNMQYPIPLAVYNSRPVWALIYVTELYVCIVNVFIWSLFDCYLVTMCFVLNAQFHTMSAGYGTLGIRRTGSSPPDTTFAGVRRIKFDEIESNHYSDLISHIQDNQNLIKMFDVFFEVVRPVVLVQIANGSYSVISLIFLTALMYLMGVPVLSAAFLKFICGLISLTIELFIFCYGFNHIETAKSVLNFGIYSSNWTEMDLTFKKTMLLTMKMNSSHKRAMKVSPNSAVGLEMFARVMNMSYSTVSVLLNSRS; encoded by the exons ATGCGGTCATCGTCAGCGACGGTAGTGGATGTGATGCTGTTCAAGGCCATCGGGCTGTACCAGCTGCTGTGCCCGGCCGACCGTGGCGGTTACAGCGTCCGGTCCAGGCGCGCGCTGATGACGGCACTCGGCCTATCGTTCGCGTTGCACTCATTCCAGGTGCCCTATCTGTACTACGCGCTCAACGACCTGCAGCGGTTCGCGTACATGGCCGCCGTCATCATATACGGCATGATGTGCTCGTTCAAGGGTTATGTACTGGTGACCAATGCGGACCGTCTGTGGTTGGTGCTGAACGCGGCCGATTACGGGTACACCGGGTGCGGGCACCGCGACCCGTCCAGGCTGCGCCGTTGCCGGGCCACGCTGTCCGCGTTGCTCCGCACGTTCGTCGCGCTCAGCTACGGCACGCTGATCGTGTGGATCGTGCTGCCGTTTTTCGTCGATGAGTACACGGGCATCACCAACTCGGACGGCACCGTCACTCGGTACCGCACCACCATCCACAACATGCAGTACCCAATACCGTTGGCCGTGTACAACTCGCGTCCTGTCTGGGCGCTCATCTACGTCACCGAGTTGTACGTGTGCATCGTCAACGTGTTCATATGGTCGCTGTTTGACTGCTACCTGGTCACCATGTGTTTTGTACTCAACGCCCAGTTCCACACCATGTCGGCCGGTTACGGAACGCTCGGAATTCGTCGCACCGGGTCCTCTCCACCGGACACGACCTTTGCGG GTGTTCGTCGAataaaatttgatgaaataGAATCGAATCATTACAGCGATTTGATCAGTCACATACAGGACAATCAAAATTTAATCAA gaTGTTTGACGTATTTTTTGAAGTCGTTCGACCCGTTGTCCTAGTCCAGATTGCCAACGGTTCATATTCAGTAATATCGTTAATATTCCTCACCGCACTG ATGTATCTCATGGGTGTTCCAGTTCTATCAGCagcgtttttaaaatttatttgtggGTTAATATCGCTTACTATTGAActctttattttttgttacgGATTCAACCACATTGAAACTGCG AAATCTGTATTAAATTTCGGAATATACAGTAGCAATTGGACTGAAATGGATTTGACATTTAAAAAGACTATGTTGTTGACTATGAAGATGAATTCCTCCCATAAACGAGCGATGAAAGTTTCGCCTAATTCTGCCGTCGGCCTGGAAATGTTTGCCAGA